In a single window of the Flavivirga spongiicola genome:
- a CDS encoding o-succinylbenzoate synthase, with the protein MIVASYKKYILNFKQASGTSRGILKTKETWFLILNSENKQGIGECGIFRGLSADDRPDYEEKLKWLCKNIHKSFDDLLSELIEFPSIQFGLETALKSLESQNKFELFPSKFTQSKDSIPINGLIWMGTEAFMKQQIAEKLDAGFSCIKMKIGAIDFETEIHLIKSIRKEFTSEDIELRVDANGAFSSSEALEKLKILSDFDLHSIEQPIKQGQIEIMSQLCKETPLPIALDEELIGIFSVTNKQELLQTINPQYIILKPSLVGGFKGSDEWINIAEELRIGWWITSALESNIGLNAIAQYTYSKQNNMPQGLGTGGLFTNNFNSPLQVKNGTLQYNNSINWNINL; encoded by the coding sequence ATGATAGTTGCATCCTATAAAAAATACATTTTAAATTTTAAACAGGCCAGTGGCACTTCGCGAGGTATTTTAAAAACCAAAGAAACATGGTTCCTTATTTTAAATTCTGAAAACAAACAAGGTATAGGAGAGTGTGGTATATTTAGAGGACTTTCAGCCGATGACAGACCTGATTATGAAGAAAAATTAAAATGGTTGTGTAAAAACATCCATAAGAGCTTTGATGATCTATTATCTGAATTAATTGAGTTTCCAAGCATTCAATTTGGTTTAGAGACAGCTTTAAAATCTTTAGAAAGTCAAAATAAATTTGAATTATTCCCATCAAAATTCACTCAGAGTAAGGATTCAATTCCAATAAATGGTTTAATCTGGATGGGAACGGAAGCATTTATGAAGCAACAGATAGCGGAAAAGTTAGATGCAGGTTTCTCTTGTATTAAAATGAAAATTGGAGCGATTGATTTTGAAACTGAAATACACCTTATAAAATCCATTAGAAAAGAATTTACTTCAGAAGATATTGAATTACGAGTAGATGCTAATGGTGCATTCTCGTCTTCTGAAGCTTTGGAAAAATTAAAAATATTATCAGATTTTGATTTACATTCTATCGAACAGCCCATAAAACAGGGACAAATAGAGATCATGTCACAATTATGTAAAGAGACACCTTTACCAATAGCCTTAGATGAAGAACTTATAGGCATATTTTCTGTAACAAATAAGCAGGAATTACTACAAACTATAAATCCGCAATATATTATTTTAAAACCTAGTTTGGTTGGAGGATTTAAAGGAAGTGATGAGTGGATTAATATAGCAGAGGAGCTGCGAATAGGGTGGTGGATTACGAGTGCTTTAGAAAGCAATATTGGGCTTAATGCGATAGCTCAATATACTTATAGCAAGCAAAATAATATGCCTCAAGGATTGGGAACAGGAGGATTGTTTACTAATAATTTTAATTCACCATTACAAGTTAAAAATGGTACATTGCAGTATAATAATAGTATTAATTGGAATATAAATTTATAA
- a CDS encoding CPBP family intramembrane glutamic endopeptidase → MYITQAFKGLHEWWRYIIGVIITIVGVFVFSAPHLIAIGIETFNGNIDQSQMSDTNYIMTLFEPNLNLVFVLLPFAGGLLFLLLAIKYLHKQSFKHLTTTRKKIDWKRFWFIFFLWGIVSSSFVLVDYYFTPEDYVFNFKLVPFLILSVIAIILVPLQTSFEEYLFRGYLMQGIGVIVKNKWVPLITTSLVFGLLHIANPEVEKLGYVIMIYYIGTGLMLGIITLMDEGLELALGFHAANNLFTALLVTADWTAFQTHSIFKDMSDPETMGLMEIFVPVFVVFPILLFILSKKYNWTNWKEKLFGNVVEPPKEDYKIIENIGSDA, encoded by the coding sequence ATGTATATAACTCAAGCTTTTAAAGGGTTGCATGAATGGTGGCGGTATATAATAGGAGTCATAATAACAATTGTAGGTGTTTTTGTTTTTTCTGCTCCACACTTAATAGCCATAGGAATAGAAACCTTTAATGGTAATATAGATCAATCACAAATGAGTGATACCAACTATATTATGACATTGTTTGAGCCAAATTTAAATTTAGTATTTGTTTTGTTGCCTTTTGCAGGCGGCTTATTGTTTTTGCTGTTAGCTATTAAGTATTTGCATAAACAATCATTTAAACATTTAACGACCACTCGAAAAAAAATAGATTGGAAACGATTTTGGTTTATTTTCTTTCTTTGGGGCATAGTCTCGAGTAGTTTTGTTTTAGTAGATTATTATTTCACCCCAGAAGATTATGTATTTAATTTCAAATTAGTACCATTTTTAATACTTAGTGTTATTGCCATCATATTAGTTCCTTTACAAACAAGTTTTGAAGAGTATTTGTTCAGAGGCTATTTAATGCAGGGGATTGGGGTTATTGTGAAAAACAAATGGGTGCCATTAATTACAACATCTCTAGTTTTTGGTTTACTACACATAGCTAATCCTGAAGTTGAAAAGCTTGGGTATGTTATCATGATCTATTACATCGGCACAGGACTTATGCTAGGGATTATAACTCTTATGGATGAGGGTCTGGAATTAGCATTAGGATTTCACGCTGCTAATAATTTGTTTACAGCACTTCTCGTAACCGCAGATTGGACTGCTTTTCAAACACATTCTATTTTTAAAGATATGTCAGACCCGGAGACCATGGGGTTAATGGAGATATTTGTTCCAGTATTTGTTGTATTTCCTATCTTACTTTTTATTCTTTCTAAAAAATATAATTGGACCAATTGGAAAGAAAAGCTTTTCGGAAATGTTGTAGAACCGCCAAAAGAAGATTATAAAATTATAGAAAATATAGGAAGTGACGCCTAA
- a CDS encoding AMP-binding protein — MTPKYNKVHIRFKLNGIHYTYEDLMEVAYSFVKEGVPYEILIGEFLLDWLDHNDFIVINTSGSTGKPKPISIRKQAMVNSAIATGDFFNLEPGNKALHCLPSSFIAGKMMLVRAMILGLELDLAEPTLQLNFNTKKQYDFCAMIPLQLQNALNNCDGIKTIIVGGAPVSNVLKNAIQSLNSNVYETYGMTETVTHIAVKKLDNLPALLGDNALQPVESYFKILPNVSISQDKRGCLIIDAPKLSKDKIITNDMVKCFSEREFEWLGRYDNVINSGGVKLFPEKIETKLQDKIKERFFVASSTHETLGEQLILIVESDSNTFNESIFLDLDKFEKPKRVYTVERFVETHSGKIQRKKTLELLDLIA, encoded by the coding sequence GTGACGCCTAAATATAATAAAGTACATATACGATTTAAACTAAATGGGATTCATTATACTTATGAAGATCTCATGGAAGTGGCTTATAGTTTTGTAAAAGAAGGTGTGCCCTATGAGATTCTTATCGGTGAGTTTTTACTTGATTGGCTAGATCATAATGATTTTATAGTGATTAATACATCTGGATCGACAGGAAAACCAAAACCTATTTCAATTAGAAAACAAGCCATGGTTAATTCTGCTATAGCAACAGGTGATTTTTTCAATCTAGAGCCGGGAAATAAGGCGTTACATTGTTTACCTTCAAGTTTTATAGCTGGAAAAATGATGCTTGTTAGAGCGATGATTTTAGGATTAGAATTAGATTTGGCAGAACCTACCTTACAACTAAATTTTAATACAAAAAAGCAGTATGATTTTTGCGCTATGATTCCATTGCAACTTCAAAATGCATTGAATAATTGTGATGGTATTAAAACTATTATTGTTGGTGGTGCACCGGTATCAAATGTATTGAAAAATGCCATTCAAAGCCTTAATTCAAATGTTTACGAAACCTATGGCATGACCGAGACAGTGACCCATATCGCAGTTAAAAAACTAGATAATTTACCAGCATTATTGGGAGATAATGCTTTGCAACCTGTCGAGTCTTATTTTAAAATACTACCTAACGTATCAATTTCGCAAGATAAAAGAGGTTGTTTAATAATAGATGCCCCAAAGCTTTCAAAGGATAAAATTATAACAAATGACATGGTGAAATGTTTTTCCGAAAGAGAATTTGAATGGTTGGGGCGTTATGATAATGTTATAAATTCAGGGGGAGTCAAATTATTCCCCGAAAAGATAGAAACAAAACTTCAAGACAAAATAAAAGAACGTTTTTTTGTAGCCTCAAGCACTCATGAAACTTTAGGAGAACAACTTATTTTGATTGTAGAAAGTGATTCAAATACATTTAATGAATCCATTTTTTTAGACTTAGACAAATTTGAAAAACCAAAGAGGGTTTATACGGTTGAGCGATTTGTTGAGACACATTCAGGAAAAATTCAACGTAAAAAAACATTGGAGTTATTAGATTTAATAGCTTAA
- the sppA gene encoding signal peptide peptidase SppA: MNFIRRVLSTVTGIIVFFVICFFGLFIIGLLLGSSSEDLVQVKSNSVLELTLDFPIKDYADKTEFAEYPFFNEDEKNGLFNIIDAINYAATDDKIKGISIDNNFIIAGISQTKALRNALLKFKESGKFIVAYADIYTQKDYYLSSVADTIYMNPVGMMEFKGLYSERLYFKDFQEKTGFKMEVVRFGKYKSAVEPFLTNEMSDENRDQISVYLNGLWDEMKQDISKSRNITLDRLNIIADSLLGRTADLAKTSHLIDRIAYHDEYINDIRDAVGIEFDEYLKSVTIADYSLYTANKLKSNKSKNKIAVIYAEGDIIYGEGDEETVGQGIMNASLKEAREDDRVKAIVLRINSPGGSALASELIWREIELTKKVKPVIVSMGDVAASGGYYIACNADKIIAEPTTITGSIGVFGVLPNGKQLAENMGINAEQVITNKNAVSYSFFEPLNDEQRAFIKEGIVDIYELFTNRVAVGRNMTQDDVKAIAQGRVWTGVDALSNGLVDELGGLDLALQRASEAAEIEDYKIEEFPVYEEEDLAKVIMNQLLRGSNTKETILKEELGEEHYRIYKEIKSLSKKRGIQLLFPYSLEIK; the protein is encoded by the coding sequence ATGAATTTTATTAGGCGTGTTTTATCAACAGTAACAGGTATTATTGTATTTTTTGTTATCTGCTTTTTTGGTTTATTTATAATTGGACTTTTACTTGGGTCTTCATCTGAAGATCTTGTTCAGGTAAAATCCAATTCCGTTTTAGAATTAACACTAGATTTTCCAATAAAAGATTATGCTGATAAAACAGAGTTTGCAGAATATCCATTTTTTAATGAAGATGAAAAGAATGGCTTATTCAATATTATTGATGCTATAAATTATGCGGCAACAGACGATAAAATTAAAGGCATCTCAATAGACAATAATTTCATTATTGCAGGGATTTCACAAACAAAAGCTTTGAGAAATGCTTTATTAAAATTTAAAGAATCTGGAAAATTTATAGTTGCATACGCGGATATTTATACGCAGAAAGACTATTATTTAAGCTCTGTAGCCGATACTATTTATATGAACCCAGTTGGTATGATGGAGTTTAAAGGGCTGTATTCAGAACGTTTATATTTTAAAGATTTTCAAGAAAAAACTGGTTTTAAGATGGAAGTGGTACGATTCGGGAAATATAAGAGTGCCGTAGAGCCATTTTTAACAAATGAAATGAGTGATGAAAATAGAGATCAGATTTCTGTTTATTTAAACGGACTTTGGGATGAAATGAAGCAAGATATTTCGAAAAGTAGAAACATAACTTTAGATAGATTAAATATTATTGCGGATAGTTTATTGGGGAGAACAGCTGATTTGGCTAAGACTTCTCATCTTATAGATAGAATAGCATACCATGATGAATATATTAATGACATTAGGGATGCAGTCGGAATCGAATTTGATGAATATTTAAAGTCCGTTACTATAGCAGATTATTCACTTTATACAGCCAATAAGTTAAAATCCAATAAGAGTAAAAACAAAATTGCAGTTATTTATGCAGAAGGCGATATTATCTATGGGGAAGGCGATGAGGAGACTGTTGGACAGGGCATTATGAATGCCTCTTTAAAAGAAGCAAGAGAAGATGACAGAGTGAAAGCTATTGTTTTGCGTATCAATTCTCCTGGTGGAAGTGCCTTAGCCAGTGAATTAATTTGGAGAGAAATAGAATTAACTAAAAAGGTGAAACCGGTCATCGTTTCAATGGGAGATGTTGCTGCATCTGGTGGTTACTATATAGCGTGTAATGCTGATAAAATTATTGCAGAACCAACAACCATTACAGGAAGCATTGGTGTGTTTGGAGTGTTACCCAATGGAAAACAATTAGCAGAAAACATGGGGATTAATGCAGAACAAGTCATCACTAATAAAAATGCGGTTTCGTATAGCTTTTTTGAACCTTTAAATGATGAACAACGCGCTTTTATTAAAGAAGGGATTGTTGATATTTATGAATTGTTTACGAATAGAGTAGCAGTAGGTCGTAATATGACACAAGATGATGTCAAAGCCATTGCTCAGGGACGTGTTTGGACGGGAGTAGATGCTTTAAGCAATGGGCTGGTAGATGAATTAGGTGGATTAGATTTAGCACTGCAAAGAGCTTCTGAAGCGGCAGAAATTGAAGATTATAAAATAGAAGAATTTCCTGTTTATGAGGAAGAAGATTTGGCTAAAGTAATAATGAATCAATTATTGAGAGGTTCTAATACTAAAGAAACCATTTTAAAAGAAGAGTTAGGAGAGGAACATTATAGAATATATAAAGAAATAAAATCATTATCCAAAAAAAGGGGTATCCAATTATTATTTCCTTATAGTTTAGAAATTAAATAG